A single genomic interval of Perca fluviatilis chromosome 19, GENO_Pfluv_1.0, whole genome shotgun sequence harbors:
- the fbxo9 gene encoding F-box only protein 9 isoform X1: MELPHPDRRLNTVIFVLHKRANLQLVCSPCFSTSPHFLTSCVTESPGHSAEWLRSCEPAEENTDVAGMIEDEDEGSDDPNLQLELNAFRAQWMSELKPSSGASGLSGRLLRAKGLKRTQDIAREEKATELFLRAVQEEQNGAVYEAIKFYRMAVQLVPDIEFKINYSRPADADRVGGNYVEDNNVDEIEDLLAYFEQQLNVESSFPKICTPELDLTQMHISALPREIMMYIFRWVVSSDLDMRALEQLSLVCRGFYICARDPEIWHLACLRVWGRNCTKLVPFKSWREMFLRRPRVRYDGVYISKTSYIRQGEESLDGFYRAWHHVEYYRYLRFFPSGQVVMLTTPEEPLAVVPRLRTKNIRMDSVMLGHFRLSQETDNQTKVFAVVCKKKEEKATEFQRNRFCRRNPAPEAEHSFHVGLHLSSGGRQMFSKLEWIHHSCHINYKLTGETVITAFDVDSKYTPFFFARVKSYTAFSEQPL; this comes from the exons GTCATTTTCGTCCTCCATAAAAGAGCCAACCTGCAGCTAGTCTGCTCTCCCTGTTTTTCAACTTCGCCACACTTCCTGACTTCCTGTGTCACTGAATCTCCGGGTCACTCAGCGGAATGGCTGCGTTCCTGCGAGCCC GCTGAAGAAAATACAGATGTGGCAGGTATGATTGAGGATGAAGATGAAGGTTCAGATGACCCAAACCTTCAG CTGGAGCTCAATGCGTTCAGAGCTCAGTGGATGTCTGAGCTCAAGCCGAGCTCTGGAGCAAGTGGATTAAGTGGCCGACTGCTGCGAGCTAAAGGTCTAAAGAGGACACAAGATATTGCCAGGGAGGAGAAA GCCACAGAGCTGTTCTTGAGAGCTGTTCAGGAAGAGCAGAATGGAGCCGTTTATGAGG CTATCAAGTTCTATCGCATGGCTGTGCAGCTTGTACCTGACATTGAGTTTAAAATCAACTACAGCCGTCCTGCTGATGCAGACCGAGTTGGAGGAAACTA CGTGGAGGACAATAATGTTGATGAGATAGAGGATCTACTTGCCTACTTTGAGCAGCAGCTCAATGTGGAAAGCTCATTTCCAAAGATCTGCACTCCTGAGTTGGATTTGACTCAGATGCACATTTCAG CCTTGCCACGGGAAATCATGATGTACATATTCCGTTGGGTCGTGTCGAGTGATCTTGACATGCGAGCCCTGGAGCAGCTCTCTCTGGTTTGCCGGGGGTTTTACATCTGTGCAAG gGACCCTGAGATTTGGCATTTAGCCTGTTTAAGAGTGTGGGGACGGAACTGCACCAAACTTGTACCCTTCAAATCCTGGAGGGAGATGTTCCTGCGAAGGCCTCGTGTGCGTTATGATG GTGTTTATATCAGCAAGACCTCATACATTCGTCAAGGAGAGGAATCGTTGGATGGATTTTACAGGGCTTGGCATCACGTTGAGTACTACAG GTACCTCCGGTTCTTCCCTAGTGGCCAAGTCGTCATGCTGACCACCCCTGAGGAGCCTCTGGCCGTTGTTCCTCGCTTGCGTACAAAGAACATCAG AATGGATTCTGTTATGCTCGGCCATTTCCGTCTGTCGCAGGAGACGGACAATCAAACCAAAGTTTTTGCTGTGGTCTGCAAGAAAAAGGAGGAG AAAGCGACCGAGTTTCAAAGGAATCGGTTCTGCAGGCGGAACCCAGCTCCAGAGGCTGAGCACAGCTTCCATGTGGGACTGCATCTGTCCTCTGGGGGGCGTCAGATGTTCAGTAAGCTCGAGTGGATTCACCACTCCTGCCACATCAATTACAA GCTGACTGGGGAAACGGTCATCACAGCGTTTGACGTGGACAGCAAGTACACACCCTTCTTCTTTGCCCGTGTGAAGAGTTACACTGCTTTCTCAGAGCAGCCTCTTTAA
- the fbxo9 gene encoding F-box only protein 9 isoform X2 has product MAEENTDVAGMIEDEDEGSDDPNLQLELNAFRAQWMSELKPSSGASGLSGRLLRAKGLKRTQDIAREEKATELFLRAVQEEQNGAVYEAIKFYRMAVQLVPDIEFKINYSRPADADRVGGNYVEDNNVDEIEDLLAYFEQQLNVESSFPKICTPELDLTQMHISALPREIMMYIFRWVVSSDLDMRALEQLSLVCRGFYICARDPEIWHLACLRVWGRNCTKLVPFKSWREMFLRRPRVRYDGVYISKTSYIRQGEESLDGFYRAWHHVEYYRYLRFFPSGQVVMLTTPEEPLAVVPRLRTKNIRMDSVMLGHFRLSQETDNQTKVFAVVCKKKEEKATEFQRNRFCRRNPAPEAEHSFHVGLHLSSGGRQMFSKLEWIHHSCHINYKLTGETVITAFDVDSKYTPFFFARVKSYTAFSEQPL; this is encoded by the exons ATG GCTGAAGAAAATACAGATGTGGCAGGTATGATTGAGGATGAAGATGAAGGTTCAGATGACCCAAACCTTCAG CTGGAGCTCAATGCGTTCAGAGCTCAGTGGATGTCTGAGCTCAAGCCGAGCTCTGGAGCAAGTGGATTAAGTGGCCGACTGCTGCGAGCTAAAGGTCTAAAGAGGACACAAGATATTGCCAGGGAGGAGAAA GCCACAGAGCTGTTCTTGAGAGCTGTTCAGGAAGAGCAGAATGGAGCCGTTTATGAGG CTATCAAGTTCTATCGCATGGCTGTGCAGCTTGTACCTGACATTGAGTTTAAAATCAACTACAGCCGTCCTGCTGATGCAGACCGAGTTGGAGGAAACTA CGTGGAGGACAATAATGTTGATGAGATAGAGGATCTACTTGCCTACTTTGAGCAGCAGCTCAATGTGGAAAGCTCATTTCCAAAGATCTGCACTCCTGAGTTGGATTTGACTCAGATGCACATTTCAG CCTTGCCACGGGAAATCATGATGTACATATTCCGTTGGGTCGTGTCGAGTGATCTTGACATGCGAGCCCTGGAGCAGCTCTCTCTGGTTTGCCGGGGGTTTTACATCTGTGCAAG gGACCCTGAGATTTGGCATTTAGCCTGTTTAAGAGTGTGGGGACGGAACTGCACCAAACTTGTACCCTTCAAATCCTGGAGGGAGATGTTCCTGCGAAGGCCTCGTGTGCGTTATGATG GTGTTTATATCAGCAAGACCTCATACATTCGTCAAGGAGAGGAATCGTTGGATGGATTTTACAGGGCTTGGCATCACGTTGAGTACTACAG GTACCTCCGGTTCTTCCCTAGTGGCCAAGTCGTCATGCTGACCACCCCTGAGGAGCCTCTGGCCGTTGTTCCTCGCTTGCGTACAAAGAACATCAG AATGGATTCTGTTATGCTCGGCCATTTCCGTCTGTCGCAGGAGACGGACAATCAAACCAAAGTTTTTGCTGTGGTCTGCAAGAAAAAGGAGGAG AAAGCGACCGAGTTTCAAAGGAATCGGTTCTGCAGGCGGAACCCAGCTCCAGAGGCTGAGCACAGCTTCCATGTGGGACTGCATCTGTCCTCTGGGGGGCGTCAGATGTTCAGTAAGCTCGAGTGGATTCACCACTCCTGCCACATCAATTACAA GCTGACTGGGGAAACGGTCATCACAGCGTTTGACGTGGACAGCAAGTACACACCCTTCTTCTTTGCCCGTGTGAAGAGTTACACTGCTTTCTCAGAGCAGCCTCTTTAA
- the elovl5 gene encoding elongation of very long chain fatty acids protein 5, whose translation METFNHKLNTYFETWMGPRDQRVQGWLLLDNYPPTFALTVMYLLIVWMGPKYMKHRQPYSCRGLLVLYNLGLTVLSFYMFYELVTAVWYGGYNFYCQDTHSAEEADNKIINALWWYYFSKLIEFMDTFFFILRKNNHQMTFLHIYHHATMLNIWWFVVNWVPCGHTYFGPTINSFVHVVMYSYYGLSAIPAMRPYLWWKKYITQLQLIQFFLTIYQTMCAAIWPCGFPKGWLYSQTSYMVTLILFFLNFYIQTYKKHSGSLKKEHHNGSPVSTNGNANATPSLERTAHKKLRVD comes from the exons ATGGAGACCTTTAATCATAAACTGAACACTTACTTTGAGACATGGATGGGTCCCAGAG ATCAGCGGGTGCAGGGATGGCTGCTGCTCGACAACTACCCACCAACCTTTGCACTCACAGTAATGTACCTTCTGATCGTGTGGATGGGGCCCAAGTACATGAAACACAGGCAGCCGTACTCCTGCAGAGGCCTCCTGGTGCTCTACAATCTGGGCCTCACAGTCTTGTCCTTCTACATGTTCTATGAG CTTGTTACTGCTGTGTGGTACGGTGGCTACAACTTCTACTGCCAGGACACTCACAGTGCAGAGGAAGCAGATAATAAG ATCATAAATGCCCTGTGGTGGTACTACTTCTCCAAGCTCATTGAGTTCATGGACACCTTTTTCTTCATACTACGGAAGAATAATCACCAGATGACGTTTCTTCACATCTACCACCATGCTACCATGCTGAATATCTGGTGGTTTGTTGTGAACTGGGTACCCTGCGGCCATA CATACTTCGGCCCCACTATAAACAGCTTCGTCCACGTTGTGATGTATTCTTACTACGGTCTGTCAGCCATCCCAGCCATGCGGCCATAcctgtggtggaagaagtacatCACACAGTTACAGCTG ATCCAGTTCTTTTTAACCATCTACCAGACGATGTGTGCAGCCATATGGCCATGTGGCTTTCCCAAGGGATGGCTGTACTCCCAAACAAGTTACATGGTCAcactcattttatttttcttaaactTCTACATTCAG ACTTACAAGAAGCACAGTGGTTCTCTCAAGAAGGAGCATCACAACGGCTCTCCTGTATCAACAAATGGAAATGCAAATGCGACACCATCTCTGGAGCGTACTGCACACAAGAAACTGAGGGTGGATTGA